The Pseudomonas wenzhouensis genome has a segment encoding these proteins:
- a CDS encoding diguanylate cyclase — MPASSVWPARLALAFLLVVLSSASVLLWRQIDAVQQQRIDERIGYQARSLARQLESTLHLEVASLERIARLWNSLGRLPRASWDEEVELTLRGFPVYQSIQWVGADLHMRWLLPVAGNEAALNFTLAPEHPNYPLAMEARDSGEQRFSGSFELVQGGRGFVLYTPLYRMQEGTRVFDGFLQGVFRVEPLMLQLLTQIDREAFNLELLEHDKSLYRHGTADSDAPHSLQLGLSLLNNQSFSLRLSPTEQLLDQLESPLPGVVLGASLAISLLLVAALALALENSRRARALQLANRRFREEAERREETEQRLRENRERLQLVLDLTDSSHDGLFIFDSDSRELLHMNQATYATLGYRPEQFAELLRDAPDKLMPGFHRWLEQARQAQRDNLSRIFQRELIRRDGSRQPAEINTQLVQLHDHEYLIAVSRDNSERLQLEAQLQRLSQLDGLTGLYNRRYFDQQLLTEWRRLRRLAAPLALLMLDIDYFKPYNDALGHLAGDDVLRKVSAALRESLQREGDTACRYGGEEFAIILANTHQEGAEQVAARIHAAVASLDIKHPSSPLGRLTLSIGITVVDPVINEQPGELLAQGDQALYLAKHEGRNRTCLWQPPVLDLHQAT; from the coding sequence ATGCCGGCATCCTCCGTCTGGCCGGCGCGCCTTGCGCTGGCGTTCCTGTTAGTGGTGCTGAGCAGCGCCAGCGTTCTACTGTGGCGCCAGATCGATGCCGTGCAACAGCAGCGCATCGACGAGCGTATCGGTTATCAGGCACGCAGCCTGGCACGCCAGCTGGAAAGCACCCTGCACTTGGAAGTCGCCAGCCTCGAGCGTATCGCCCGCCTGTGGAACAGTCTGGGTCGCCTGCCACGTGCCAGCTGGGACGAGGAGGTCGAACTGACCCTGCGCGGCTTTCCGGTCTACCAGTCGATCCAGTGGGTCGGCGCCGACCTGCACATGCGCTGGCTGCTGCCGGTCGCCGGCAACGAAGCGGCGCTGAATTTCACGCTGGCCCCCGAACACCCGAATTATCCGCTGGCCATGGAAGCCCGTGACAGCGGTGAGCAGCGCTTCTCCGGCAGTTTCGAACTGGTGCAGGGCGGACGCGGCTTCGTCCTTTACACCCCCCTGTACCGGATGCAGGAAGGCACGCGAGTGTTCGACGGCTTCCTCCAGGGCGTATTTCGCGTCGAGCCGCTGATGCTGCAGTTGCTCACCCAGATCGACCGCGAAGCCTTCAATCTCGAGCTGCTGGAGCATGACAAGAGCCTGTACCGACATGGCACGGCGGATAGCGATGCACCGCACAGCCTGCAACTGGGTCTGAGTCTGCTCAACAACCAGAGCTTCAGCCTGCGCCTGAGCCCCACCGAGCAATTGCTCGACCAGCTCGAGTCGCCACTCCCCGGCGTGGTGCTCGGCGCCAGCCTGGCCATCAGCCTGCTGCTGGTCGCGGCCCTGGCCCTGGCCCTGGAGAACAGCCGCCGCGCCCGGGCCCTGCAACTGGCCAATCGACGTTTCCGCGAGGAAGCCGAACGCCGTGAAGAAACCGAACAGCGCCTGCGCGAGAACCGTGAACGTCTGCAGCTGGTGCTCGACCTGACCGACTCCAGCCATGACGGACTGTTCATCTTCGACAGCGACAGCCGCGAGCTGCTGCACATGAACCAGGCCACCTACGCCACGCTCGGCTACCGCCCCGAGCAGTTCGCCGAATTGCTGCGCGATGCCCCGGACAAGCTCATGCCGGGCTTTCATCGCTGGCTGGAACAGGCGCGCCAGGCACAGCGCGACAACCTGTCGCGGATCTTCCAGCGCGAACTGATTCGCCGCGACGGCAGCCGGCAGCCGGCCGAAATCAACACCCAACTGGTGCAACTGCATGATCACGAATACCTGATCGCGGTTTCCCGCGACAACAGCGAGCGCCTGCAACTGGAAGCGCAATTGCAGCGTCTGTCACAGCTCGACGGCCTGACCGGCCTGTACAACCGTCGCTACTTCGATCAGCAATTGCTGACTGAATGGCGCCGCCTGCGTCGCCTCGCGGCACCCTTGGCACTGCTGATGCTGGATATCGACTACTTCAAGCCCTACAACGATGCCCTCGGCCACCTCGCCGGTGACGATGTCCTGCGCAAAGTCAGCGCAGCCCTGCGCGAAAGCCTGCAGCGCGAAGGCGACACCGCCTGCCGTTACGGCGGCGAGGAGTTCGCCATCATCCTCGCCAACACCCATCAGGAGGGTGCCGAGCAGGTCGCCGCACGCATCCATGCGGCGGTTGCCAGCCTGGATATCAAGCACCCAAGCAGCCCGCTGGGGCGTTTGACCCTGAGTATCGGCATCACCGTAGTGGATCCGGTGATTAACGAACAGCCAGGCGAATTGCTCGCCCAGGGCGATCAGGCGCTGTACCTTGCCAAACATGAAGGGCGTAACCGCACCTGCCTGTGGCAGCCGCCCGTGCTTGACCTGCATCAAGCCACCTGA
- a CDS encoding EVE domain-containing protein — MPHWLMKSEPDELSILDLQRLGKTRWDGVRNYQARNFMRAMRAGDLFFFYHSSCPQPGIAGIARIAGEIYPDPTALDPDSHYHDPKASIEKNPWSALDVEFVEAFDKVLPLQQLKNNPLLAELALVQRGSRLSVMPVSDDQWAAILAMR, encoded by the coding sequence ATGCCTCATTGGCTGATGAAATCCGAACCCGACGAACTGTCGATTCTCGACCTGCAACGCCTGGGCAAAACGCGCTGGGATGGCGTACGTAATTACCAGGCGCGCAACTTCATGCGCGCGATGCGGGCAGGCGACCTGTTCTTCTTCTATCACTCCAGTTGCCCGCAGCCGGGCATCGCCGGCATTGCACGCATTGCCGGCGAGATCTACCCGGACCCGACCGCGCTCGACCCAGACAGCCATTATCACGACCCCAAGGCCAGTATCGAGAAGAACCCCTGGAGCGCCCTGGACGTCGAATTCGTCGAAGCCTTCGACAAGGTTCTGCCCCTGCAGCAGCTGAAGAACAACCCGCTACTGGCCGAACTGGCGCTGGTACAGCGCGGCAGCCGCCTGTCCGTGATGCCGGTCAGCGATGACCAGTGGGCGGCCATTCTCGCCATGCGTTGA